The genomic stretch GAGATCATATTTTTTCTTTGAACAAACATATGTAGGAATTAAAGATTTATTGGGGTTGACAATTTTCCAGTGTCCTTCGCTAATCAATATCTTTTCGTTTTTACTAATGCTCCAAATCTTTAATCCTTCATTGGATTTTCGTCTCTTCCTCTTATTTAGGACAGTTTGGCACCTTTTAAGGTAATTGTTTTCTCTGGACAACTTCTCATGGATATGTTTCCTTCTAAAGATAACGTATTCAAGAGAAAAGTTATTTTTGACTCATATTCTTATCGCTTGTTCTTTCTATGGAAATTTGTTTGAGTCAACTTCCCACTTGTTCGCTACTTTTGATTTAGTCACTAGTGTTTGGTATAGGATTTTCATAAGATTGGGTTTGCAAATAGTCCTTCCTATGCATATTAGTCTTCTCTTTAAGAGTTTCTTTTGCTTAGGAGGTATGGTCAAGTCTACGGAGGTTCTAATATTCTATGATCTGACATGGTGTGGCCTAGACCATTTGGAAGGTTAGAAATGAGATTATGTCTTCGGATATTATGACAAGCGTGAAAAACGTGGAAGGGAATAGTTGTTTTTTTTTGGCTTGGAAATGATTCTTGCGAAAATCAATGGAAAATTCTTGCACTTTCAAATAATGGTTTCACAATCTCATCCTTTGGATTAACCATAGCGGATCAATACTTTGGCATGGTTTAGATCGGCGTTGGTCCTTTCTTCTTCCCTTGGTGGTTTTTGATCCAACGTGGTGTTGATTTGAGATATAGTTTATTCCTTCTTTGTGATGTAGTCCTTAAAAGGTGGTGTTTGTTCAGATTTTCTTTTTGTGGCTTAttcatttttgaaattgttttttTTTCCTTATCTATTTATCGTCTCTTGTTTTTTGGTGTAGCTTTTGATACTCTTTGTGCCAATTATTTGGACAGTTGTATTTTGTTTAGAATTCTTATCctttattattaatattattctatctttaaaaaaataaaataaccACTTTAAACATTGAATTATGAATTGTATTAACCAAGTGTAATTAAGAAAGATGATGGTTTAAGTGTCTCAAAACTTGACACTCAATTCAAGAGCCTCTTTGATTAATTAGTGAGCTTAAGTTATTGCCATCATGCACGTATGGAGAAGAAGATCAATAACTCCACTTATTCATGACCATCCAAAACCATTATCTTGAATTTTTCTCCACTACTTGAAGGAGAAGAGCcatccaaaacgcagcggaatttaaaatttctcctttagtgatccttacgaatgggcatggtcagtgatagaatcgttatctcttgtgacgattgtaaactttgatgcagatctacggagcgatcacgaacgttgaacgatgacaacgcctctactcagtccacacgaacagattccttcaatctcagtgctagctgttacgaatgaaggctttaagtgtgtgtgtgtgtgtgtgtgtgtgtgtgtgtgtgtgtgtgtgtgtgtgtgtgtgagagagagagagagagagagagagagaaacgaaattgcaactgcacaaatgcttctacacaagggttctatttataaaaccatttgtgtgggctgcaagctaaagagcccactcaagtgtatgtggctcatatcttataatatgccaaaatcacttaagcgcgtggtaccttaccatatttcgtattctacttaaatacatcgtaccttacgatgttctacaattcacttaagggcaccgtacattacggtattccttaattactctatctctcatcaatccgtccttttgtgtgtgatcctgtaggttttcgcggcattggcaattatattaaatcgcatatttaacataataaacagtgagcggtatctagcaacacatcactgctatccaagacacgaaaatgtcatgtgatctgacaaatccttttgtgataatacttatgtgtacaattacctttttgcccttatgtctatattgaacacaaggcatagaccgtgtcatccttgtccagttcaatattgggctcatacgcaggatgggcaaattccatctaggccactcatgtcccttagcatgcttcgtggagtatccatcaattgtctttattgtcatccagttacggacaatgtttgatcagcaataaggcactcgactctacatctagggtccatagtggtttcaggtcgaagggtggtatacaccattatcaccatgagaataacttatgacactttgcataacaatctatatagtattctcatagcgggtcaatccagtataaatactactcttaatattcatacctatgtttaagacttgataactcattatccatgattcatgagatgtgatcatcagtctatatacataatagtcttaatgctttaatattatcccacttcacaataaagctcgactacggatactttaagaataatgtccttgtgtttaatgtgatctcatgattaagtaacattaaacggactagctattctagggactttattaaacaaacataataaaaaaaaactttttattattaataaataattcgatacaagtaccacAAGTATTGCCTCTAGGCTTATACCAACACTACCTTCACTCAAAGGAGTAGGCGCATTACAATACTGACAGAGAGAAAGGTTCATACTAGAAGATATAAGACTTCTTGAGAAATCCTTCTTTTATATTACAGTCCCAACTGAGGAGGCAATGTATTTCAAAACATAAACTAacatatgatatgaaatgtatGGCCACTTATGATTATGATTCAAAAAACTAcacacaatgcaagtcacaaacATCACAAATTCATTACAACTTCACCACACTCTACACAATCCCCTTCACCATCATCAGATCAGTCTACATTCACATGCTTAACATCTTCCTTAACCTTCTCACACCTAGGAATGGTAACAACCAAAACACCATCTTTCAACTCAGCCTTAATTTCATCAACCTTAGCATCATCAGGCAAAACCATACTAGTATTATAATAACCATAAGATGATGACCAATACTCATTACTATCATCATCTTCTTTGTGTTCTCCTTTAATTGTCAAAACTCCATCGCCAACTGTTATGTTCACATTCTCTTTGGGGATTCCTGGCATGTCATACTTTAGTTTATAATGGTTGTCACTTTCTTTGACTCGTCCGGTTAATGACCATGGTGTCAAATTCATGTTCTCAGTTGCTTGCATTAGTGCATTTCCGAGACTTGGTGGAAACAACTCTGAAAACCAAACACAATATTTTTACAAGACCAGTTATGAATGAAAATTAATTCCTTTGACTAATTGTGAATGGACATGGAGGAAAGACAAGAAATTTGTATGCGTGTTGAATGAGTTTGGGATGTGTGTTCATTTTAATGTGAGTCATATAAATCGTCTTGGATCGTGTACCTTTGAATTCAAAGTTTGTCATACAAACATGCTGTTTTGTTGCTGACCCGAATATTCTATTCATAAGATTAGACATGTGAAATTCAAAATGAGGTTatttagttatttatttattagCAATATATAATTTATTAGAAGGAGAATATTACGAAATAGTATATAAATTTAATTGATATATATAGATAGTTGTAAAGATATTTTATACCGTTTAATGTACCTGTTAAATCttaaattatatttgatttttattttaaaattttttaaaataattactatttttaaaaagaaaatagTATATATAATGAAATAGATAATTAAGACATATGTATCTAtttatataataaatatttaaaatatatataaaaaacaaaaatagtatataataaatttttaaaatGTTATATATAAGAAAAATAGTATTATtatttttatctatttaattgttatatttaaaatattttttgtatttatATATAGAAAAGtgaatttattttttattattaatttaataGGAGTACTATTATTGAAAAAAATCAATACATGTAAGAGTTTGTGGAAAATATTATATTAAAATACTACAAATATAAAAAGtaaattttataattaaaaataaataaaaaatataatataataacTTATACTACCTCCATCtttaaatatatttaaatataaaaaaactCTGAATTTTTTTTGATAAATTGATTTAAATTTTAAAGTGAAttgattatttttttataaatttattcTAAATTATGTTACATCATTTTTTCCAATTTGTAATAAATATTTTTAcataaaaatattaaataattatttctTCTAATAATATTCTAgtatataataatattatataataTTTCTATCAATTTTTTAAATTCTTATAATGAAAAAAGAAAGTAAGAAGGAGAAAATTACCAAAAGGAGTAGGAAGAAAGTCACGATCGAGGTTTCTAGAAAGCCATCTTCTACCTCTCCTTTTTGCCGGTAACAACTTTGACTTCTTCTTATCTTCCGAGATAGCTACTTCACTTCCTTCAGATTTTACCTTATCACCAACACCAGTTGAAAACCTTGCAACCAACTCATTATTAAACCTATTGTATTGCTTCTGCAAGGTACCTCTGGATAAGGATACATTTTCCTTTAACTTTTTAAGAGCCAAACGTGCCAAAGCCATTTTGTATTTACCTTTCTTTGTTTTCTACTTGTAATAATTGAAGGAGTTGAGATACCTTAAATAAGGATATGTATGTCTTGGTTTGGATACTTAGAGAAGTGTCTAATAGATTCGAGAAAACACATTATTACATTATATAAATGATAGGATTCCAAGAGTGTTCTAGAGTGGTAAAGAATAATCAATACATGAAGCTTTGAGCAACTTCTACACATCTTTTTTTATGGGCCTCGTTCAGTACTTAACAAATTTACGTCTGGTCCATAAAAATCAGAATGTTGGGCCTGACTCAAATTAAGGCTTCTCTTTTTAAATTGTGTATACCTTTTATTAGTTAGAttaaaattccaaaaaaaatgAATTTAAGGTTATGTATGGTGTAAAAAAAAATTGTGCATAATCAATATACTAGTGAGTAGTTATAAAAAAGTCAATATTGGATAACCTCGCCCAATTACACCTTCAAACTGGAAGAACCAGCAAAACTCTCCATCAAGTTATTTGGGTGGGTGAGAAGTTAAATAATTAAGTCAgaaacaaaaatgaaaaaacatACCATTTCAGATGTATTAACACAGTAGTTGTGATTCATACATGCTATATTGTTTAAATTTTGAAGTATATAATATAATATGGTTTTTGAGATAAAGTTTCTAGAAATATGAATTTTAAATGTCATGTTTCATGAATATGAAAACCAAGTCAGAAATCCATTTCCTACATATTTTTGGTCAAATTTGACAGAAAAACACAGGAAATGGAAGTGCAGCAACCATGCAGTCAACAAAAGGAGCTTTTCAAAACTTGCCTCTTATGGATACCAGAGAGGAAACGGCAATCAATTAAATAAAGTAGAATACAATCATCTTAACGCCTGCTGAGAGAAATTACACTCTTTGGCATATAACAATTGATATACAAACTCTGCAACATATTCATTCAGTCCCCTTCCTCCTGTTTCTAAAGAAGCAAGATCTAAAATTATTTCAAGGATCAAACAAACGAAACTGCACTTCCTCAACCTTCATCGGCTCAGTCATACAGGCCATCCTGTTCCCAAACGTCCACAAGAAAATCTACCATTTCCTATTAATCAGTTTTCATAGAAGCAGACAATCACAACATTATTTTTCAATCATAATTGCATACATGGTTGTTAAACAAGCGAATAAACCATCCATATAGAGATTAAATTAATGGCTTATTCTTCAGAAATAGATGCTTACAGCAAGGGGGATGGGCTGACGGAATGGCTTGTTGTTTGTCAGTAAACTTTCGTATGTTGCATTCCAACTGCAAAGCCAAAAAAAATTGGCAACGCACAGAGAATAAGTTGTTCTGACAAGATCAACACAGAAGTTCATATCTTTATTAACCTATTAGAATAGTTTCACAACACGCACGCCAACATGAAACAGCTTAAAGAAAATGTATAACAGGCTGACTATAATGTCTTTTGGGATAAAATTAGACGTGTgaaagaaaataataaaagcttACAGAAAAATGTGTTTGCAGTAATCCTGACACAAATCAAATTACAGAAATAACAAGTTTTTTCCAATAGAATTAATCCAACGGCAAGGATGTTATTCACCTCAATTTAGGTTCTCGCAATTGTTGTGTTTTATTCTCGGACTTTTTATTTCCAACCCAACGCTGTCGAGTCTGATTCCATAGAATTAGACCTGCagccaaaaatattttcataaatataCTCAAAAGTAAGATAACTAATATGCCTGCTACTATCTTATCTTCCAAAATTTTGTCACAACTTAATATAGGTTCGGAGACAATCACCGGGATATAAATAAGACAACAAAATGCAAAACTGGCCAGCAATTTCCATGAAGCTTGATATATAATACAAAGATAACTAACATGAGATTAGAATGAAGATTCAGTGGGCAAAAGGGAACATAGTCGCATTCAGTTACCACTATGCAAGTCCAAAACATTcccttttatttttcaaattccAGGATAACAAAAAACAACATAAAAATACAAAATGCTTTAGTAAATTATGTGCACAACAAAAGCAATGAAGAATACCATGATTTACAAACTCAGGCGGGTTGTTGGAAGAACTGCCATGAGGAACGACAGCTTGGTTAGTTAGACTGGTTGAAGATATACTTCCTTGTGATTGAACAGCACTGTTGTCCATATCATGCGTGCTGGTGGTCCAGAAATCCTCCGATGTACTAGGTTTATCCACTGGCTTGCCTACTATTATAACCCCTTTCGACGGTGCTTCCACAGTAGTAACTAGTACGGGCCTTTTATAGCATCCAACACAACCACTGCTCTGTTACAAATCACATTAATTTCTGTTATGTACCACATCATAATTATAATCATATATATGTCATTATTTCCTAAAACAAACACCAGTGTTGACAAATAACCATAGCTGAATTTGAACGATTGGCTATTGTTTTGCAATACGTTATTTTGTacaaaatattttcaaataatcGCGCCATAGCAGCGCTGTGCTATAGCATATCGGAATTCGAATGAACCCTACTCTCCAAATAATCGCCATAGCAGCGCTGCACTATAGCATATCGAAATTTGAATGAACCCTACTCTCCAAATAATCGCCATAGCAACGCTGCACTATAGCTTATTGGAATCAATTCTGCAGAATCAATTTACAAACATAAATAAATTCTAGCTTCAAGGAGAATGAATTCTGGAGGCAGAACCAATTCTACTTTAGAAGAATCAAACACCTCAAAATCATTTCAAAATCAATTCTTTGTTTTTGACTCTTCCAAAAGCTAAACAAAACATACACCAAGATCAATATCACAAAAATCCATCACTTAAAATCTACTTTCTCACCATAGAACCGAACATACACCTAGTAATTAATcccaaaacacatacacacagCTTCCTATCCTCTATTCCACAAACAGAAATGCAGGTATTGAACACCATAACCCATATTAAATAGAATCATTTTCATTAAATTTAAACAATCATGTAAATCAAGAGGGAAAAAAGAGGGAAAACAAGCAAACATGTCATCAATCAATACAGGAGAAAACAGCAACACCCATAAAGATACAAAAGGTAATCGAAGTAAAAAAAGGCAAAAAGAACTAAACTTTCTAAAACCATGATCAGATTCAGAAAACGTACCCCATATGCATGTAACTTCCGAAACACCCCAAAAAAACCTAACCAAATTAGATCTCCCACAAAGGAAATCGAAGAGAAACGAAGAAGACGTAACCCGATTCCAAAGCAACCCTAAcaaatcaacaaaaaaaaatcaaaaattgatgaaaaacACATCAAAATTGATGCAAAATTGTGAAATCAAAAAGAAGAAGGAACCTTTAAGAGGTGGAAATCGATAGTGTCGGTGTGAAATTCTTCATTAATTTGTGAAACCGATGGGTTTCTCTCTCTCCCTTCAGTTCTGATGTGCAACGACACGCAGAAGAGATGGGATTGCTTTTggattcttcttcttcttcgacttctttctcttctttctctctctctctcaaaatgaagaaaataaaaatgaataaaattatTGCAAGTGGAAGTATTTTAACCATTGATATactttaataaattttattttatatatgaGGGAAGTTTATTTTTTAACTGTATTTTTAAAATAACTACTACCATTAATGTTGGTGTAAACTACTAATTTACATTGACTAAACATATTTTATTTGCAATGTTGACTAAATATATTGTATTAGATAGATTAGGTGCATTATTGATGGAAATGTATGTTGTAGTATTAGATAGATTAGGTGGTGGTTTGTTTTTGTGTATTGTAATATAAAATAGAGAAATTAAGACATGCATTATTAGGTAAATTTGACTTATAATATATTAAcctttaataaaaaataaatatttttataataaaaaaattgaaaatttaGACGTGTATAAGAAAATATGTtgaattttattaaataaatatgGTATGTGTTTATATGTATTGCATTTATATATGTCACTCGTTAAAAGTATAAATGTGTGACAATTTCTAGTAATTAAAGGTTGTCATAGATTTTAAAGTTTAATGTGGGATGAAGAACTAGCTCGCATAAGGGTGAGAAACTcataatatatgtattttgtatTTGAGTTAAGTTGTCTTTAATCATGGTGTTAGAGTACTTATAGTCACATTGGGACTGAATCCAAGACTTCCTTGAAAATAGAAATCACTCCGGGAATGGATAATTTGTTTCCTTATATTTAGAGGAATGTGATCTACCTCCCATGTCGTTACAGAATGAGAACACATCACTCACCAATTACCAAGACGGATGACTAATCTCAAAGGAAAATGAGATATCTAAGAAATAGGCGATTGATTATATAAAGAGGCGATTGAAACCCCCACGTCACCTTTGAAGACATTCTCACACATATAGGGGCGAAGTGATTTAGTTTCCTCGTTCCTCATTCGAAAACTCTATAGGGGGATCGAAAGTGGGACATTTTTAAGAAGTGAGACATTTTAAATTTGGACTTTTCATGTGAAACATTTAGTGGAGTCTCTCATGAGAGATATTAGTTGGGTTCCTCATGTGAGACATTAGTTGAATATCCCAAGCGAGACATTAGTTGAATCTCTCAGACGAGACATCAGTTGAGTCCCTCAGGTGAGACACTAGTTAAGTCCCTTAGGCGAGACAATAGTTGAATTTCTCAAGCAAGACACTAGTTGAGTCCCCCGGGCAAGGCACTATTTGAGTCTCTCATGCGAGACACTAGTTAAGTCCCTCAAGCAAGAGGCGGGCTTTCCATAAGCAGGTGACCCTGAGACACGTCTCCAGGTGTCTGTTGGAGGGAGAAGCATATGAGACATTCTAATGTTATGAATGATGATTTAACCCTGGGATGTTGTTACATTTGCAAGAAAAACAAGTTTTACAATTACCGTATCAACATAGACTAGCGATTTTAAAGACCGTTCAATAGTTTTTAAGATTTTAAGTAGTGAAAAGGATTGTGTATTGGTTGTGATACATGAAAGTAAATAACATTAAAAAAAAGATAGAAAAAATAGAGATTCCAGTGTTAACAGAAATAAAAATTATTGGGGGTTAGTTTCATCATTACATATTTATAATGCACATCCATAGGTCAAAAATATGTTCACCTACTCGGATATTGATATTATCACGTGTTGCTCTCATTCGTATCTTCTTTCGATCTCAACATCATGAGATTAGTGCATTATCCAATAGTCTGATATCTTAACTATTAATCAACGTAAgatgtaacaccctaaaccccgcTAACAATTTCAGCGCATAATTTTAATAGAAACTATGATCACATAAGGTGTCACTCGCATCAAACGCATAACCTGCTCCATAACACAGGTTACAACAAAATAGTTTAATACATACATTTGCACCTGGGATGTTAACATGACATTCAAACTCATTTCATTTGTACTTGAGATGTTTACACGACATCGAACTCATTTGATGGTTAAGGTGTCATCGCAGCAGAATCATTAATAAAGCAATTAATCAATAATATTGCAATTCACAATGTCTATTCTCCTAAATGTTAACTTCATAACATAAGTAAAAGGAGTTCATAACAGACAACTCAAAATAACTTAGACAATCTCAACAACATAAATAGTCTCAAATTCAAACATAAACGATATAAGAATCAATTTAAGTGTTTATCCTtcaacccgatgttacatgatcaaAGCAAAACACCAATAGTCAAAGCGTTAAACTAAAGAAGTAACTCCAGGAGCTATCTTCTACTTACTTCAGCAATgctactcctgagtatctgcacgatcTCCATGTAAAGGAAACATTTAAACAAAAGGAGTGAGAAATACATTCAAATAATTTAACGGTGCATAAACAATCATAGTAGATTA from Lathyrus oleraceus cultivar Zhongwan6 chromosome 7, CAAS_Psat_ZW6_1.0, whole genome shotgun sequence encodes the following:
- the LOC127100551 gene encoding 26.5 kDa heat shock protein, mitochondrial, yielding MALARLALKKLKENVSLSRGTLQKQYNRFNNELVARFSTGVGDKVKSEGSEVAISEDKKKSKLLPAKRRGRRWLSRNLDRDFLPTPFELFPPSLGNALMQATENMNLTPWSLTGRVKESDNHYKLKYDMPGIPKENVNITVGDGVLTIKGEHKEDDDSNEYWSSSYGYYNTSMVLPDDAKVDEIKAELKDGVLVVTIPRCEKVKEDVKHVNVD
- the LOC127100552 gene encoding uncharacterized protein LOC127100552 isoform X2, with the translated sequence MHMGGCVGCYKRPVLVTTVEAPSKGVIIVGKPVDKPSTSEDFWTTSTHDMDNSAVQSQGSISSTSLTNQAVVPHGSSSNNPPEFVNHGLILWNQTRQRWVGNKKSENKTQQLREPKLSWNATYESLLTNNKPFRQPIPLAEMVDFLVDVWEQDGLYD
- the LOC127100552 gene encoding uncharacterized protein LOC127100552 isoform X3 codes for the protein MDNSAVQSQGSISSTSLTNQAVVPHGSSSNNPPEFVNHGLILWNQTRQRWVGNKKSENKTQQLREPKLSWNATYESLLTNNKPFRQPIPLAEMVDFLVDVWEQDGLYD
- the LOC127100552 gene encoding uncharacterized protein LOC127100552 isoform X1 translates to MHMGGCVGCYKRPVLVTTVEAPSKGVIIVGKPVDKPSTSEDFWTTSTHDMDNSAVQSQGSISSTSLTNQAVVPHGSSSNNPPEFVNHGLILWNQTRQRWVGNKKSENKTQQLREPKLRTTYSLCVANFFWLCSWNATYESLLTNNKPFRQPIPLAEMVDFLVDVWEQDGLYD